A genomic stretch from Desulfotignum balticum DSM 7044 includes:
- a CDS encoding putative bifunctional diguanylate cyclase/phosphodiesterase, with protein MNSLKTVKNIRLRYILALSAIGLLVTASFIAMNNVISKQRGFSSLVNLAGHQSGLVNRIAYFSSLMVSTDDETEFNMARAQLGKTIHKMQGAHHVLRHGSREKGIPKVTNERLKIIFDDPSVGLDLALSRFLHHAGDIYLSGHDVLNSKFFSYIYLTTYGPHVLEPMLDAAVDEYQKIGRAAIVKIERLETMIWGATILILLLEAGLIFYPLERHVRATINSLQTSVRSLTHIRKRLTAAQKLARVGDWEYRFSDRRLTWSDQTYDICGVDRKQFEVNEESALQLVHPDDRPAVKAALKGVVDQIKSATMEYRIICPNGQELMIFQQAAVRKHDGRQVLSGTVQDITDRKKSESQIRKLALYDALTGLVNRRLLGDRLGQAIAASRRSQKYGAVLMLDLDNFKTLNDTSGHDIGDALLVEVAQRLNACIRQTDTAARLGGDEFVVLLEWLDGHHDTSLKMALDVAEKIRISLNRPYVLGKKNHMCHASASIGTVIFKGDVHTSSELLKRADVAMYEAKDLGRNRVCLFSKKRQAIVDRTTAMAYDLKKALARNEFSLYLQPQIMGTGNVCSAEALLRWIPAGKQPVSPGLFIPIAEETGLILPLGEWVLTNACQLLVKLQECRNLPTGFTLAVNISARQFSDDHFLEKVKAIISSSGIDPRRLKFELTETCLLHDLDSGRATLESLQQMGIHIELDDFGTGYSSLNMLKNLPINTLKIDQSLIHGIETGSQGKTLVRAAIAMARAMSMTVIAEGVETERQESFLVEEGCDIMQGFRYARPMPLPDFTAYLNENTRPGSKGEKPRLIVLEARNHG; from the coding sequence ATGAATTCTCTGAAAACGGTAAAAAATATAAGGCTTCGATACATCCTGGCGTTGAGCGCCATCGGCTTGCTGGTGACGGCATCCTTTATCGCCATGAACAACGTGATATCAAAACAGCGCGGATTTTCCAGTCTGGTCAACCTGGCCGGACACCAGTCAGGGCTTGTCAACCGCATTGCGTATTTCAGCAGTTTGATGGTGTCCACTGACGATGAAACCGAATTCAACATGGCACGGGCTCAGCTGGGAAAGACCATTCATAAAATGCAGGGTGCACATCATGTCCTGCGCCATGGGAGCCGGGAAAAGGGCATTCCAAAAGTGACCAATGAACGGCTGAAGATCATTTTCGATGATCCTTCCGTGGGATTGGACCTGGCGCTGAGCCGGTTTTTGCATCATGCGGGAGATATTTATCTTTCCGGCCATGATGTGCTCAATTCCAAATTTTTTTCCTATATCTATCTGACCACTTATGGCCCCCATGTGTTGGAACCCATGCTGGATGCCGCCGTGGATGAATATCAGAAAATCGGGAGAGCCGCCATCGTAAAGATCGAAAGACTGGAGACCATGATCTGGGGGGCAACCATCCTGATACTTCTGCTGGAGGCCGGGCTCATATTTTATCCTTTGGAGCGTCATGTCCGGGCAACCATCAACTCCCTTCAAACCAGTGTGAGGTCTCTGACTCATATCCGTAAGCGCCTGACAGCGGCCCAGAAACTGGCACGGGTGGGAGACTGGGAATACCGGTTTTCGGATCGCAGATTGACCTGGTCGGATCAGACTTATGACATTTGCGGTGTGGACAGAAAACAGTTTGAGGTCAATGAGGAAAGTGCGCTTCAACTGGTTCATCCGGATGACCGTCCGGCGGTGAAAGCTGCATTAAAAGGGGTGGTGGATCAAATAAAATCCGCTACCATGGAATACCGGATCATCTGTCCAAACGGACAGGAACTGATGATATTTCAGCAGGCAGCCGTCAGAAAACATGACGGCAGGCAGGTTCTTTCCGGCACGGTCCAGGATATTACAGACCGGAAAAAATCGGAAAGTCAGATCAGGAAACTGGCACTGTACGATGCTCTGACCGGACTGGTCAACCGTCGTCTGCTGGGAGACCGCCTGGGCCAGGCCATTGCAGCATCCCGTCGAAGTCAGAAGTATGGGGCGGTTCTCATGCTGGATCTGGACAACTTCAAGACCTTGAATGACACTTCCGGTCATGACATCGGCGATGCTCTGCTGGTTGAAGTGGCCCAGCGCCTCAATGCCTGTATCCGTCAGACCGATACAGCCGCCCGTCTGGGGGGGGATGAATTTGTCGTGCTGCTGGAATGGCTGGACGGCCATCATGACACCAGCCTGAAAATGGCCCTGGATGTGGCTGAAAAAATACGGATTTCCCTGAACCGGCCCTATGTTCTGGGTAAAAAAAATCATATGTGTCATGCCAGCGCCAGTATCGGGACGGTCATTTTCAAGGGGGATGTCCATACATCCAGTGAACTGCTCAAACGTGCGGACGTGGCCATGTATGAGGCCAAGGATCTGGGACGAAACCGGGTCTGTCTGTTCAGCAAAAAACGGCAGGCCATCGTCGACCGGACCACAGCCATGGCCTATGATTTGAAAAAAGCCCTGGCCCGGAATGAATTTTCTTTGTATCTGCAGCCTCAGATTATGGGAACGGGAAACGTCTGTAGTGCTGAAGCGCTGCTGCGATGGATTCCTGCCGGGAAACAGCCGGTCTCACCGGGGTTGTTTATTCCCATTGCCGAAGAAACCGGACTCATTTTGCCTCTGGGAGAATGGGTACTGACAAACGCCTGCCAGCTCCTGGTCAAACTGCAGGAATGCCGGAATCTGCCGACCGGTTTTACCCTGGCCGTCAATATCAGTGCCCGCCAGTTTTCGGATGATCATTTTCTGGAAAAAGTGAAAGCCATCATCTCAAGCAGCGGAATCGATCCCCGGCGGTTGAAATTCGAACTCACGGAAACCTGTCTGCTCCATGATCTGGATAGCGGCCGGGCAACCCTTGAATCGCTGCAGCAGATGGGGATTCATATCGAACTGGATGATTTCGGCACCGGGTATTCGTCCCTGAACATGTTGAAAAACCTTCCCATCAACACCCTGAAAATCGATCAATCCCTGATTCACGGCATTGAAACCGGTTCCCAGGGCAAAACCCTGGTCCGGGCAGCCATTGCCATGGCCAGAGCCATGTCCATGACCGTGATCGCAGAAGGGGTTGAAACAGAGCGGCAGGAATCATTTCTTGTGGAAGAAGGCTGTGACATCATGCAGGGATTCCGTTATGCCCGGCCCATGCCCCTGCCGGACTTTACGGCATATCTGAACGAAAACACCCGGCCCGGGTCAAAGGGGGAAAAACCCCGCCTGATTGTCCTGGAAGCCCGAAATCATGGATGA